The following are from one region of the Neurospora crassa OR74A linkage group III, whole genome shotgun sequence genome:
- a CDS encoding RNA polymerase II elongator complex subunit — MPLILITGLPTSGKSTRAAQLYDYLTERIAAESSSSSTPKFRLHLISDQSLSISRSVYDLDPAHTPAHVRSANASEKDARAALYGAVKRVLSPRDIVILDTLNYIKGWRYQLYCEAKNVQTPFGLVQIGCPVARARGVNEARIRRSEQQEQQEEEQKAGNGTTTSTTTTTTTAAAAGAAPKSGDLHPETYQQSHQNWQQKQFEEESTGPDFEDVTLSPTDSQEPYTPRSNWENLVFRYEEPNPMSRWDSPLFIITWDDTPSDTKATFDQIWDEVIVNKPQKLIRANKSTVQRDKDPGGDYLYVLEKETQDIVKRILEQQAEVGEGGTVRLSRSGTKEEGEEMLEVELPGKKVGLPQLQRYRRAFVALNRGGIGLEAVGTLAAGRLRESFVGYLNDAFEKEM; from the exons ATGCCG CTCATCCTCATAACCGGCCTACCCACCTCAGGCAAATCTACGCGCGCCGCGCAACTCTACGACTACCTCACCGAGCGCATCGCTGCTgaatcctcctcttcttcgacacCCAAATTCCGCCTGCACCTGATTTCCGACCAAAGCCTGTCCATCTCACGCTCCGTCTACGACCTCGACCCAGCGCACACACCAGCACACGTCCGCTCCGCCAATGCCTCCGAAAAGGATGCGCGCGCCGCGCTCTACGGCGCTGTTAAGCGCGTGTTATCTCCCAGGGACATTGTCATTCTCGACACGTTGAACTACATCAAGGGATGGCGGTACCAGCTCTACTGCGAAGCCAAGAACGTACAGACGCCGTTTGGTCTGGTACAGATTGGGTGTCCggtggcgagggcgaggggaGTCAATGAGGCCAGGATACGGAGGTcggagcagcaggagcagcaggaggaggagcagaaggcaGGCAACGggacaacaacatcaaccacaacaacaacaacaacagcagcagcagcaggagcagcaccaAAATCCGGCGACCTCCATCCCGAAACTTACCAACAATCCCACCAAAACTGGCAACAAAAACAATTCGAAGAGGAATCCACTGGCCCGGACTTTGAAGACGTAACCCTCAGCCCCACCGATTCTCAAGAGCCCTACACGCCCCGCTCCAACTGGGAAAACCTCGTCTTCCGCTACGAGGAACCCAACCCCATGTCCCGCTGGGACTCTCCGcttttcatcatcacctgGGACGACACGCCCTCCGATACCAAAGCAACATTTGATCAGATTTGGGACGAAGTCATCGTCAACAAGCCACAAAAGCTGATCCGGGCCAACAAGTCGACGGTGCAGCGCGATAAGGATCCCGGCGGCGATTATCTGTATGTCCTTGAAAAGGAGACGCAGGATATCGTCAAGAGGATTTTGGAGCAGCAAGCTGAGGTAGGAGAAGGTGGGACAGTGAGGTTGTCCAGGAGTGGAactaaggaagagggagaggagatgTTGGAGGTCGAGTTGCCGGGAAAGAAGGTGGGATTGCCGCAGTTGCAGAGGTATAGGAGGGCGTTTGTGGCGCTGAATAGAGGTGGGATTGGGTTGGAGGCGGTGGGGACGTTGGCGGCGGGGAGGTTGAGGGAGAGCTTCGTTGGGTATTTGAATGATGCCTTTGAGAAGGAGATGTGA